The Metopolophium dirhodum isolate CAU chromosome 4, ASM1992520v1, whole genome shotgun sequence DNA window ctgcATGTcggttatttttatgataattcaaTCTTTCAATGATTGatgagtatttaaaatattccaattaaaaatatgcccataactcatttaaaactaaaatattgtaaaatagtaaaagactcatataatgttatagcttataactCAAAATTGGTTCTACTGAAGACAAGTTTGCtatgttgtaaatttataagACGGGGATGACATATACGAGTATGAGTCCTctaatacaaagtacaaaaaaatacattgaatTAACAGAATATaatcaagtaattaattattatcaataagtaCTTCCACAATTgtcaaataaaagtatatattttaatataatcttatagtattataatgtagtataatTATCCTAAGTGcaataaatggtttttattataaatttgtattttatatagttttatttgttcagtacataaaatgtatcatattttaattctgtatagatatgtaaataacaaatattaattattccatttttatacaaattaaagtaaaacaataaaataattttagaattaatttttctaaaattaatttagaatatttttaatgaacttaaAGGTTTATCAATCAATATGAAAGTTAAGATTTTAGAGTTTATCAATTATTCGTAAATAATTACTtgaggaaaaaataaaaacaataaaaataacttgagaattaaaaactgatgagaataaaataataaatcaaattacttttaaatttgtacacAAGTTTGACCATTAAAACACATACTAccgtgtttttataaataagtagatattaatagtaggtataaggaaataaaaataacaagtaactattaaaagtaacttaccgtttaatgataaaatgataaataaataaaatgtcctTAATCAAAACTGATCCAACGGTTACTGAAGTTGTACCGAGAAGGTTCTCGGCAACACAATGACAAGCGTACTCAGTTCAGGGTGAAAAAGAGTCAATCAAAAAACATACtattgaattattcataaatgtaataaatataacagcAAGGTCAATGAACAAACCATGtgattgacttataaattcagTATTAAATTCGGAATACAAAAAagaaaatcaatacaattaaagAAAATTTTGGTGTGAATAAATCCAAAGAGGTCATTGTTCTCTATTTTAAATTCACATTGAACACTATTCATCAGATACGTTTGTTGATTTTGAAGAAACGCAAGAATTGTTTTCCCGTTGATGTTGAGAATTTTTAGCTTCCGCTGTTAAACGTTCCATCAATTCATGGTCATAAGTAGAGTGTAGCATTAATGCTAAGACTCCCGCTCTTGAAGACATTCTATAACGTATCTGTCGTTCCTTTTCAACCAACTCGTCTAATTTCAACCactgaaacattaaaaaattttttatttaagaatagGAAAGAATACTAAAAAGGAGAAGAGGTAACCACTAGCAGTATGGTAGGTGTCGAGTATACCTTGTCTAAGAGTAAGTCACTGAAATGAGAGTTAAATTTTAGTTCAAAGATGATCAGCTTATATTACTgagtatatttcataatatatttaattgctgttgatgttatttatttagcattaataaaaataataaagtaggtttgcgaaaacattgcatttgaaaatattgtatgtataaaatataataaataataatatacaataaagtttcaagtattcacaaataatatttataaattacatcaaaataagtaattcctaaaattgttatttttcgtttaaatatatgaattttgtccaaatattatgaacttgaaatgcttacaaaaaaatcatgctcttgtacttttaatatttttaaatatctataataacaatatattatgaggaACCATATAGTAAATCTTCAAGTTTTTTGAttgatcaaacattttttatcgacattaatagaaaaacaatcaaaaatgtcaaatgcTATAAATAGCTCggtcaaaatttttttgaaaaatatgtcatgtagaaaaaatattataggtagatattataaacatttttggaaaGTTTAAAACATCTACAgttgtacaatttaaattacgaaaaaattagcttagaatctaaaattgtattacatagttaatacatttttctatttactTTTAGTAATTGGtatatattcaaaacatttcaacatttgatacttaattcaaaaataacagttctgcaaaaaatgttttataaatgcaataatttatttatgatttttgaaaatgacCAACctgtaaattatcatttaaattgtgtaaACTTGTCactttatcaaatatatatcaATGCATTACAATTGTATAAATCAGTTTtgcaatatttcaattttatttaatcgttatctattaaataaacataatttggaaaaaaaattaggttaCCTGGCGAACTCTTTCCATATCAATTTCAGCTCTCCTTAATTTATCCCAGCAGTAGTGTTTGATGCATGTTTTCTTAGGCACACGACAAAATTCTCCAGttaaattgaaaacatttgAAACAAGCGGACAGCCACATACctgaaatataaacaaatatgtttaaatattaatttattatactttagactaatacagaaaaaaaacaagaataatgttaatacataaaaatattttacacaaataaaaaatgattataaataaaccaTACTTATCATTATCAAAACAAATATGTTTACCTCAGTATCGCTAATGACAGTTGAATCTTTAAAATGCTCTGGGCATAAAACTCTCAATCTTTTACAATAAGTACCTTGTGaagaattataaaaatcacaaaacaTATTGTTGCCATCAATTCTAGTTTTATAAATCGAACCAAATGATGACTGACTctcatactaaaataataagatgaaattattaaaaaaacaaaaataagttactatattcattaatcaatgcaaaagttataaaatcaaaccttattaaaacatttttccatATGCTTCACAGCAGTTCTTGTATGTATTTCATGTCCACATGTAACACAGTGCATACTCATTTCTTCATCGATATCTTGCACTTCTTGATTCACATCAACAGACAACAATTTTGCTTTTTCTAATAACTTATCGAGCtccttaaaattgtttaaaaaatttattatattcactactgattttgctatattatattcttctcttaaaaaaataaactatattaagataaattgtattgagaaaataaacattgtcttattttttgtctctgtgtgtactgtgtatatatattttttcatatttttttaatattaaaacaataaaaaaaatggtaattaaATGTCTTAACCACCACACCTTCTACGCACAATTATGGTGCATAGATCAATGACATATTGTGTATAACTGATGagatagttaataaataattactttatgtCTCTTATCCAATTCTTTCAATATATCTCTAACTTCTAGTTGTTCTTTTCTAACTACttctaggttttttttatttgtttcttctGCAACACATGGTGATAAAGCCCATTCTTGAAGTCTTGGAGGtagtacctaaaataatatcaataaatcatatgaatatttatggttaataaatataggtactagacTTACATGAAAAATTCTAGCATTAGCTAAACTCATACCACATTTGTCTGAACAATACTTGGAATTAAACCTTGCTATTTGAGTACATCCAGGACCATAGCAATGATCACGGTTTAACAATGGTAAACTAACATGATCACCATCAGAACTGGAATCCTTGCGTTTTCTCTTAGTAGACTTGGATAATGGCCTATTTTCCTGTGataaataacacattataatttcagtatctaataataataactaagtaTTTTACTTGTTTGTTGATATTTAAACATGTTTTGTTTTCACATAAATCTGAGCCACCAAATCTTCGCATTTCAGAACATCCCAAACATAAACCACAATTTTCAACTCGTTTACAATTTTCACAATGACCGCAAGATCTATGTTTAGGTCGATATTTTTCACGACTATCTAATATACAAATAAgtgtggttataataatattagattcttaaaaaatcattaaatatcagaaatgtaaaaaatactgaatattattagtCAGAGGTACCATAGTTGGTTCAAATTATACTTCATTTTAAATGAATTTGTCATTTCAATTaagctcaaaataattatttactaatcaaaaatctaaaattttcaaaaaagcatTATACGTAGGaatgttgaatataaaaataaataagactaTTTTAGATTTAAGTATACATCATAAGCGCAACTAGGGGGGCTGGAAGCTTAgccccctccaaaaaaaataaactaattttttcctAGAACATTAATGAACTTTAAAAAATTCAActgtaattcatatttatatttttttttggaaaaacattaaattatttaatttttatttaaagtttatacctaatttttttttttagcctaCAATATGGTAAATGTCATTAGCTGTAtacctgtattttttttaaggaaataaTTTATGAAGGTTTATTGGAAAGATTATTCTATACAtgtatacctaaataacaaattagTATATTTGTTTAATCATTTTCATGTGGTTGTATGTAATATTGTTGTCTGGTAATTTTTATTCCGATTACCACagacagtaggtatattattattgtaaaaaatgaaactcaagcaaacaaatatttgttgttttttttgtatgatttttttattttttaagttaattgacatgggggggggggcattgtcTCCCCGGGTTACTTATCATGTAATATCAAGTGGTGGGCTATAGCCCTCCTCCAACATTTTAGCCTTAGTTGTGCCACCGGTAAACttactattttatttcaaatacaaaataccCTTTTTACtatttcaatgataataatattacataaaatgatTCCCTCAAAAATGTTATACACTTTGTAACTTAAAGAGTACCTAATACTTATagagtaaatatttactttcaatgtaaaaagaaaattagtatacaaaatattaaacaatataaattaatgtttaaaaataattaattgttaatttttaagctaattaAAATGCTGATAATACGTTTTCAATCAAATTACTCAAAGtatatagattttattgtatagtttatttaCCTCGTTTGCTCCCAATATAAtgatcatttttttctttaaaatcatTACGACTTAATGAAGTtttgaatattgttttcaacGAAGCATCTTCTGATttacatttctaaaaacaatatagacaattttataacagtactaatatagtataatttacaaaattacaaaatattgattatgGACATACATCACAAAAATAATGCTTGATGAGTTTAGACTGTTTTCTCGTTATTCCAATACAATCACCATGATACCAATCTTCACATGCATCACAtccactataattaataatgataacatattttaaatatatttatcaaaagaaGTTTTACAAATAACATACGTTAATCAGATTCGATCAGCAACATAAAATCATGTTTATTAAAACCatcaagttattaatttttaaatatttgtagaaaattagaaaaaacatttttatattatttttattattatgctcaTGAGTCATGTTATActttaaatgcaataataaatatttaataattaattcagaAATATAATGATTCGTACTATGCATATAATGCACCCATAGTGATATGAATTAAACACCTTATGACAGTGGCGGCTCCAAGGTGGGCAAAAGTTTGAGCTCCCCCAAAGCTGTATTTCTAAATAGTTTTATACCCCCTTCCCCCCTAACCATGTCTCTGGACCCGCCTCTGCCTTATGATCTATCTTAGGTTAGAAAGAAAATTATTCAGTCTTAATACTAACATCATAAATCTAGAACTGTCTGATGATCGACAAATACAATATGCTTGTCCATCTTGTTTAAGTAAAGTTGCAATTTTAGATTTACGCTCTGGAAGCATAAATTGCTTGGCAATTTCTTCTTTctacaatataaaaaacacattatataatatatatttaacttaaatcaaacattaaatCTATACTTACAGATAGACGAGGCATATTTTcaatagattaaatatatacctatcaaCTTAAAAGGTTTTAATGTGATTTACTAACCAATATCTTTTATATGTAACAACTAAGAGATTAAAGAGTAAAgagtaaataaatttagtaactATTTACAAGTAGGTAAATAGTAATTAGTtggtaatagacaatagtaatcaTTAATCCGTAATACGTAGAACAAGTTACAACTGTCAGTGAACTGAAGTCTATAAAATACTGAATTACTGAACACTGATTATAATAGATAGTAGAatcaaagaatattattatgtgccgcGGTCATGGAagatcttctaagaccgtgttGTGtgctataatatctattatctattgGTAAAACAAGCTAACGATACGCGCTCTGgtggaaacaatttgtaccttccgattctgaatgtatagatataattttatattggttattttactttttataataaattaattttgttatcgaaactttatacgcttttatagctaactgtataagttggtaagtacaatttctactaatattatcaaatacatttaaataaacatcaCTTAAGACAAAATGTATGCTAAATGTagggaaaataaatacaatctcccgatctcaaacttttaaacattcaatgaaaatgtcatcgtcatgtatctacggtcccGGTGCAGCACGTTTGGGCATTTTTACCTGTTTACATTGCTACAAAGTATTACAAAATACGTAAGTTATTTATACtcgtgttaaataaaaatagtaatattatattaatcaaaataatgaaagtatcaacttttatataaaaaaaaaaataatataatatgtatgtaacatGGTTATCTGTAGGAGCTATAGAAATGAGCTCAACAAAACCATCATCAACTTGTTCAGGTGGTAAGAATGCtagaccaaaaaaatattttagccaTAACCCtatttctgtattatttttatactgattaagtaaataattattttattggattttacgATACCAGCTTTGACCCAAATGAAATTGGCACGCAATAATGTGTACAGTTGGAAACGATTCTTCGATTGCAATATGTGcacttttttcaaaatccaaatgtattttgttaatttgtatttctttgttaattcattttttacaaaGTTCTTTAATTAATGTCCACATTCACTTATATTTATCAGttgattatgaatttaaaaaacaataaatcaaaggcagataataattgttttgtaatatgtgggtaaaagttataaaaatatataatagttgataaaaatatgacgGACAACATGTAAAAGTACCATCAGCAAAAATTGTACACAACATAACTAAATTTGTATAACAAGTGAATATTGGTATgctttcattatttttcataaaacaaaattgttcgttATTATTAGCAATGATATCGTTTTGATTTGAAAACAGTTAATGCTTAGCCTCGTCTATTGATTTAGGAATAGTTAATATTAGTTTTCGCCTAGCTTCATACATAGATTTCATAAATAAACGCACATCTGAATGACTTATATTAACAATAGTTTGATCTTTAAGTACttttctgattattttatttggtttagtAAACACATGTTTTAGAGCAGACATGTCAAACACGCGGCTCATTTTTTTGTGGCCCGCAGATAATGTTTACTGATCGAGATTCAAAtgattctaatttaaaaaataaattcaatgagATTGGTGTTCCTGATTTTTACACTTTTGTGCCATATTTTTACGATATGTAGATACTTGTAGAATTgctagtaaaattatttctatgtttATTAGTACTTATCAATGCGAGcaacttttttcaataatgaaCAGTAATAAATCACCCGTTAGATCCAGATTAACCGACACACATCTAAATGTAGTATTAAAAGTGGCTTCGTAAAATAACATTTCTCCCGAAATGGAAAAGTTGGTGGGAGAAAAAAGATGTCAAATATCGTCTAAAAAGAATtattgatatgttttttttgtaatttatataacacctattttcataaataattagtatgatttatattttatttaaatgtaaatgttcatttttttttcattttttaatttagttataattgcTATATTCGTAAacataaagataataaaattgaaaaatttgtacaaaatattttttttatgtgcgGCCCAAATAGTAagctattcaatatatttggcCCACTTGGTACTTTGAGTTTGACATgcttgttttagagttacatcaaaaaccaaaaatcgattttgtcaaagaCCAatattgcgtaaaaattcccgttttttcttaatttttttttgtttttccaggCGCTTTTGAAAAGTACTATTATAGGAATTTTAAGCATCCCAAattcaccaactagattcactgtcccatcgaacaagatacctactgaagttgaaaatcgaagcatttacTCTAAAtactgatgacagacacaaatatgAAATGTTTTTGCGGGGCCTATTAAGTAGGTGTTGGGTGTAACTCTGGGACTTCAGAGACATTAGATTTTAAGCCTATCGATGAATATGGATTCATTAGATGAAATATGAGTACATGAACTTACTATggatctaataatttattttgcagatCGCGGGGCTCTGTGCAACTACACAGCATGAACCAAGTTGGTTGAAGTCCAGGCGGTCCTGGATAGCGGagaggtacataataatataggtttacgACTTTACGTATACAATACAGTGGCGTatccataggcgcaatttggacagttgatttgggggggctaaatttataaaatcaatacagatccgcataatttttttattaggcggatttaagaatgaatatatttaaaaacatagggggcttaaataaaactaggaggggctaagccccctaGACCCCCCCAAATTGCCGATGGGCGTCTCTACGGTGGGGGGGGGGTCATATCCCCCTCCCTGAGAtcaaattttgtacacaatacaacatgtataacaatatgaatataatatgtgtatactgaatgtttattaaaaattaaaaattggataccccccccttgaaaaaatcctagatacgcTACTGATACAGTTGGATTTTTCTAATAAACtggtatataaacatttatatgcacaataaaaaataaaaacaagtaggtacctactatataatatgtacctatatatgtattaagtaggtttattacattattacaatatattacaatattacaatatttacatatcgcgttgtacaaactataataaataataatttagtcaagaaattataaaacaacgtAATTTTAAAGGTGAAtatattaaagtaggtatataatattattatatagtcgatattcaatacaaaaatccaagaaatataataatgaaaagtctatacatacatttttaatagtaggtacttgGTGTTTTGTCTCATCAGCTGTTTAGGTTATCTAAACGTGAGTACGTGACAATGTCACATAGGTGTAAAATAGACTACCAATAATACTGATATgaataccaataaaattatagaGCGTGTACACATAATCACCACCAACAAACATGCCTGCATAAgtgacaaatatatttttaagacatcCGATTATTGTCGTCGTTAGGGCTGAATTGTATTGAATACACAGCATTGTACTGTAATTTAACACGAAACCCATTATAGATGAAACGaacatttgaattaaaaacgGCGGATGCGACCAATACTTGAATCTGAAAAACACATGTAGAACGGTACATTGGTAGCCACTATAGGTCTTTGTAATATTCTAAGGCAGATGACCTGCAAATATCAGTTAGGTATAGCCGTATGAgtatggtgtataatataaaatataatatacatatagttataaGAGCAACAACTAATGGCTGTTGTCGCCGATGTTTTGttttagatcaataaaaaaaaataatatacatataggaaTAAAGTACATTCAAATCGAAattcaatgtatattttaatatttttaatataatcgtaatattatgtttgggcAAACTACGTAATTATGCAAGTTTTGTAAGCTGaagatatttaattatgtataaacaatgAAAAACATTAACTAGGTCAAATACATAACCTTATGGAAATCTGGGAACATTGCGacgaaaataataagtaataaatattaaacgtaaATTCACCATATGCTTTACATGCCGCGTTTTGGaaacagttttataaattatagttcatatacctatcataataattcCAGACCAGTTTTAAATGTAGACAAAAGACAAAccatataggtactaggtaggtacatataactataataagaaaaaacaatattttttaaaaaaaataattttgctcaTTGTGGATTTATTTCTGCGGAGaagtaaatatacctacctaaatgtagcaactaaaaaagtatatttcttattattataaaacatgagCTTgactagtttatttttatattataccgagTACGTTAAATTATAACTCATAtggttaaaatatacctattggctattacctaTAGAGTTTTCTTATGAAAATAACTTATTCAAGTTATTCAACTGCCAAAActtaagaatttaaatattttgattattaacgtCTGTCATaggtaaaaatacaataaattaacttaattaagcGTGATGAAGTTCGGCTctcatgtaggtacatatatataaatacatatatcaaGTAGATACACTACACATACCTGTACACGTCGTCTAGATCGTTCGAAAAATACAAGTATATCAGAAGGGGCGGAATCATGAACAGGGACGAATAGTACATAAGCCCGAGCTTGCCCATTTGCCTATTGGCGTTCAGTTTTCTCTTGGTGAACACGCCGTTGGCGGCCGTCAGCAGATCGTTGAACAACACAAATGCGTACCTGTTTATGTTCAACTCGATGTCATCGCCGACCGCAACTATCGCGGCGCCGGCCACCATCATGGCCACGGACAGTTTGACGAGCGGATCGGCCACGACGCCCAGAAAGTAGTATTCGCCCGACATGGTCATCGGTATGGCCAGACGCCTAAGCACGGTAAACGTGGGCAAGCTGAGCTCTTTGGTGCCGGCCAGGCCCAGTACCGCGTTGCCCAGATGGATCAGTGGCATCGGAAACACGTCGACGAACGTGCGCCCGTCGATGTCCGGGAACGTCACCCGTCCCAGCAGCTTGGCCGAGTACAGCATGGTGGCCGTGACAAGCATCTGGCACGCGGCCAGAAACCTGTATGATGGGAACCCGTAACCGGTCAACACGGACTTATTAACGATCGTGATCAACGTCGATGCGGCCGCGTACAGCAACGCTGTGCCGACTTTGGCGAAGTTCGAGTTCCTCGGCAGCTGCTGCtgcattttatgtttatgttttaatcaataattcGACGACTGGCGGTTTGGCGGGCTAGTCGAGTTGTATTACTAGCTGTATTTTTAACGATGATCtgcaataagaaaataattatttaactgtatgtctacatatgtaggtacttagtcATTGCTGTAGAGTACTTGGTATCTCTGTGTATTTGGCAATATGTATAGTATTCGTAAAGTATTTATTGgcataaattagtaaaattacaaTCCGcagcactattattatattttcggtgatatataggtgtatatatattacaggtGATATACGATGCGATGCGTATACACTAGGTGATGCAGCTaaagttaggtaggtattatcgtAGATTACTCCTAATGAAACTAGACAACAACGCTGGCGTGTTACTAtcgttacgaaaaaaaaataaaaccgaaattatatacgaattcattatacttatatatattctTTTCATAAAAAGTAATAGATTTCAACATAACTGTTAGAAGAATTTATtgcttttttctttttaaattgtaatttttgggTAATTTAGATAATTTAGGTAATATGGTTTACAATGCATTAAATtctttattgataaaattattaatattaatattatatgcccGGACACCAAAATATTATcgtgtgaataaagtaataaatattatattttaaaaatagatacgATTGTCATACTATTAGACCATAATACTTACTGTGTATCTTTTGGCATACGCTCCTTCGAGCTATAAACCTGCGTATAAGGTCGCGATGAACTTCTCAGTTGACAGTCCATTGACTAATTCTAGATGAATTGCCTTCGACCAAAcacagacaaataaaatataaatatattctgcaatatagattataatcaCAACAAAGATGAcgaacaaaaattaaatgtacaatagataatatgtaataatttataaagtttaaagcTGCATGTAGACGATCCTTTTGAAAAACCTAGTAAAATACTCCATCGTAAGCTATTAAAGGGagatattagtacctatatggacgattcaattaattataataatatggtagcaCCAATATAATGTGTGCCTaacaatgtatgtataatgtgaAATAATAGGATGAAAATAcgcaatatttgaataatatatgaagatttattatagttatacgaatattttacaaattacaataaacatattactcACGGTATAACAAACGGAGTGCAGATCTGGCCAGCTGCTTGcctatacatatacataggTAACACAAATACGACACAATGCTGACAAATgtgaaatgataataattaataacagaaTAATAAAGTAGCACGAATGAAAAAACAACACGACTTGTGCTACTTGTATATGCGGGTATGATTGTGTGagcaacttaaaaaaaattgctgtTTTGTGAACAAAGATCTGATGACAACAATTAATGAAAACTTTATGTGCGTTCGGCGAAAAATCTGCGTTTGGATCTTTTTCGTGGATGATCGCGATGCGCTTGTGTGAGTATAGGTATACTACACTGTGTATGTTCGAAAAATTTATTGTGGAAATGTGGATACCGTCGCGGTTGCATTATTGCTATCAGTAgctaatgtaataactaatatgagtataattatattgcgataatttattgtattatattttaggtgcGTGTTCAGCCGTCCAGGTGACCCGTGAACACTATGACGGCTGATTcgatgctattattattatcgccttTTTTCTTTCAACATGAAGCTATTAACtgttaattaatagtaaattataaatagtttaactaGTATAACTACTGTTGAATTC harbors:
- the LOC132942458 gene encoding CXXC-type zinc finger protein 1-like — translated: MPRLSKEEIAKQFMLPERKSKIATLLKQDGQAYCICRSSDSSRFMIGCDACEDWYHGDCIGITRKQSKLIKHYFCDKCKSEDASLKTIFKTSLSRNDFKEKNDHYIGSKRDSREKYRPKHRSCGHCENCKRVENCGLCLGCSEMRRFGGSDLCENKTCLNINKQENRPLSKSTKRKRKDSSSDGDHVSLPLLNRDHCYGPGCTQIARFNSKYCSDKCGMSLANARIFHVLPPRLQEWALSPCVAEETNKKNLEVVRKEQLEVRDILKELDKRHKELDKLLEKAKLLSVDVNQEVQDIDEEMSMHCVTCGHEIHTRTAVKHMEKCFNKYESQSSFGSIYKTRIDGNNMFCDFYNSSQGTYCKRLRVLCPEHFKDSTVISDTEVCGCPLVSNVFNLTGEFCRVPKKTCIKHYCWDKLRRAEIDMERVRQWLKLDELVEKERQIRYRMSSRAGVLALMLHSTYDHELMERLTAEAKNSQHQRENNSCVSSKSTNVSDE
- the LOC132942939 gene encoding UDP-sugar transporter sqv-7-like isoform X2; the encoded protein is MQQQLPRNSNFAKVGTALLYAAASTLITIVNKSVLTGYGFPSYRFLAACQMLVTATMLYSAKLLGRVTFPDIDGRTFVDVFPMPLIHLGNAVLGLAGTKELSLPTFTVLRRLAIPMTMSGEYYFLGVVADPLVKLSVAMMVAGAAIVAVGDDIELNINRFKYWSHPPFLIQMFVSSIMGFVLNYSTMLCIQYNSALTTTIIGCLKNIFVTYAGMFVGGDYVYTLYNFIGIHISIIGSLFYTYVTLSRTHV
- the LOC132942939 gene encoding UDP-sugar transporter UST74c-like isoform X1, translating into MQQQLPRNSNFAKVGTALLYAAASTLITIVNKSVLTGYGFPSYRFLAACQMLVTATMLYSAKLLGRVTFPDIDGRTFVDVFPMPLIHLGNAVLGLAGTKELSLPTFTVLRRLAIPMTMSGEYYFLGVVADPLVKLSVAMMVAGAAIVAVGDDIELNINRYAFVLFNDLLTAANGVFTKRKLNANRQMGKLGLMYYSSLFMIPPLLIYLYFSNDLDDVYRFKYWSHPPFLIQMFVSSIMGFVLNYSTMLCIQYNSALTTTIIGCLKNIFVTYAGMFVGGDYVYTLYNFIGIHISIIGSLFYTYVTLSRTHV